From a single Nicotiana tabacum cultivar K326 chromosome 8, ASM71507v2, whole genome shotgun sequence genomic region:
- the LOC107805260 gene encoding sister chromatid cohesion protein PDS5 homolog B isoform X4 gives MADSTETEAIRVISRIGKQLGAYKTCPNKDTLVNLLKQANRAFAGLKQSESLKSVIKPLSSSLVKHSLLLHKDKDIRLLVGICFCEIIRVLAPDPEFTDAVSRDIFRLLVNIFAELDDTKNPYFSLRVQLLETVAKLRFCLIMLDIGCEDLVKKLFKNFFTVLREHHPPSMVSAVVSIMSQILEEKMKEKMQEKERSSSELLTFEKKVSEPLLDVVLQNLLKEAKGASRASHQLAVSVIEKCSEKIEDIVSGFLRSCILNRDAVQSEIKEYYHDIIYEIFQCAPQMLLSVIPSLMNELLTDQVDVRIKALGLMKRIFSLPGNHFAQDYHQLFVEFLNRSCDKSAEVRLITLSCAKAFYMTNPSAKESLKVLAALQDRLLDSDDRVRSEAVTVMCDLARHKLKSIPSELITLVAERLRDKKVSVRKKALKKLLELYQEYCTQCAAAIMDFNAHFEQIPCKILMLCYDRDCKEFKPQRMEIVLADSLFPGSLSVEDRTRHWVFMFSLFTPCHLKALNAILSQKLRLRNELQVYLTLCNKDKEEVSEEVEKKMKMSIVKMSASFEDTTKAQDCFRKLDMVKNSRIFNLLGKLLNEQKTEDAQTTRDNLLREIGDKNPHAEFLQLVSMKCSFNLFGSEHVCCILRHLADDRFRNKHLEDSSVQLLLTILSAFPSLLRGLETEFQLLLSKEIIPFNERLIQILAKEGSHMLINLGDIYPFLEKVCLEGSRVQSKLAVSAIAALMSPSEQSLSKELCKKLVDSLHLGKQLPTVLQSLGCLAQHSVLAFQVHEEVVTRYIIEEIFQLNYGAMLEDPNLLENASSECSVSCQLKIFGLKTLVRSFLPHQSAAVSRPINFLLDIILEMLQKGDFYGGSISSDSDKTHIRLAAAKSVLQLSRRWDSLISPQLFRCTVLTAKDNSPLVQRLFVKKVQKLLREHKIPCRYACAFPFAATDSPEDLQQISLKYMEEFVQEYGNTARINQISTMPGHVTGLPVYVVVFLIHILAHDPNFPTADHHDANFCVQFFSPLVFSLQALVDFNCSDGTVDLISKAISYLRSIFHAIKKAEDAVDAQITPKLHVLSDIGISLLDAIGNTRVSRSHIPGLILLPSSLYKVGQKHISQGNSDLLIRFHQDESFIRKLLDSSKNKAQTAGSINAPNQKCQDGMTRSGNSGGSKLEMQFCKKGPLPLSIIKEKYSDKEELSETSNQELDTRERQKTSEPCSASASFELHKEFSIDDEHEDDAHGAIEAVIRTEHLPYHSRTRSSRPLSDKKDEHPCSLKEKETISRCQTIMRERYKSVKGNSSDIPISKESKNKGEKLIRQQIELCSSEDKCCSGSTEAFDSSDNTLKITYDSREAEVVSLDSEILGTLSSHSLLDQDSCGLQSRCWKSGDMIGYVSQQEADLSKDEATFGSKKTALAEIKKRGSVLVDSSLSEVINVNEDPIARRTRSRRG, from the exons CAAGCCAATCGTGCTTTTGCAGGGTTAAAGCAGTCCGAATCACTGAAGTCTGTCATTAAACCCTTGAGCAGTTCTCTCGTTAAACATAGTTTACTTCTTCACAAGGACAAAGATATCAGACTTCTGGTTGgcatctgcttctgcgaaattaTCCGTGTCTTGGCACCAGACCCCGAATTTACTGATGCAGTTTCTAGG GATATATTTAGACTTCTCGTCAATATCTTCGCAGAGCTTGACGATACCAAGAATCCTTACTTCAGCTTGAGGGTACAGCTGTTAGAGACTGTTGCAAAactgaggttttgtttgataatgCTAGATATCGGCTGTGAAGATTTGGttaaaaaattgttcaaaaacttTTTTACCGTCTTGAG GGAACATCACCCTCCAAGTATGGTTTCTGCAGTAGTATCGATAATGTCACAAATTTTGGAGGAGAAGATGAAGGAGAAAATGCAAGAGAAAGAGAGGAGCAGTTCTGAGCTGctcacttttgaaaaaaaagtttCTGAGCCCCTTTTGGATGTGGTTTTGCAGAACCTATTGAAAGAAGCAAAG GGTGCATCTCGTGCGTCCCACCAGCTTGCTGTCTCTGTCATTGAAAAATGCAGTGAGAAGATCGAAGATATCGTTTCAGGGTTTTTAAGGTCTTGCATACTCAACAGAGATGCTGTGCAGAGTGAGATCAAGGAATACTACCATGATATTATATATGAAATCTTCCAGTGTGCTCCTCAAATGCTTCTTTCTGTCATACCTAGCTTGATGAACGAATTATTG ACAGATCAAGTGGATGTTCGGATAAAAGCTCTTGGCTTGATGAAAAGGATCTTTTCCTTGCCTGGAAACCATTTTGCGCAGGATTATCACCAGCTTTTCGTTGAATTCTTAAATAGATCCTGTGATAAGTCTGCTGAAGTGAGACTCATTACACTTTCATGTGCTAAAGCGTTCTACATGACCAATCCATCTGCAAAAGAATCACTTAAAGTTCTTG CCGCTCTTCAAGATCGACTTTTGGATTCTGATGACAGAGTGAGATCAGAGGCAGTTACTGTGATGTGTGACTTGGCAAGACATAAGCTAAAATCTATTCCGTCTGAACTAATCACACTTGTTGCAGAACGACTGAGAGATAAAAAG GTGTCTGTCAGAAAGAAAGCATTGAAAAAGTTGTTAGAACTGTATCAGGAATATTGCACACAATGTGCTGCTGCAATCATGGATTTCAATGCTCATTTTGAACAGATTCCATGTAAAATTTTGATGCTATGCTATGACAGAGACTGTAAGGAGTTCAA GCCTCAGCGAATGGAGATTGTGCTAGCTGACTCTCTGTTTCCTGGTTCTCTTTCAGTTGAGGATAGAACCAGGCATTGGGTCTTCATGTTCTCACTTTTTACGCCTTGTCATCTGAAGGCTTTGAATGCAATTTTGTCCCAAAAGCTGAG GTTGCGAAATGAATTGCAAGTGTACTTAACTCTCTGCAACAAAGACAAG GAGGAAGTCTCTGAAGAAgtagaaaagaaaatgaaaatgtcCATTGTGAAAATGTCAGCATCTTTTGAGGATACTACCAAAGCACAAGACTGCTTTCGTAAACTGGATATGGTGAAAAACAGTCGAATATTTAATCTGTTGGGAAAGTTGTTAAATGAACAGAAAACTGAAGATGCTCAAACCACCAGG GATaatcttttgagagagattgggGACAAGAATCCGCATGCTGAGTTTCTTCAATTAGTCTCTATGAAATGCTCATTCAATCTGTTTGGTTCAGAGCATGTGTGCTGTATTTTACGTCATCTTGCAGATGACAGATTCAGAAATAAGCATTTGGAGGACTCTTCTGTTCAACTCCTCTTG ACTATTCTCAGTGCATTTCCTTCACTCTtgagaggtttggagacagaatTCCAGCTCTTGTTGTCAAAGGAGATTATCCCATTTAATGAACGGCTGATCCAGATTCTTGCAAAAGAAGGATCCCATATGTTAATCAACCTTGG TGATATATATCCGTTTTTAGAGAAGGTTTGCTTGGAGGGCAGTCGTGTTCAATCTAAATTGGCTGTTTCTGCAATTGCTGCATTGATGAGCCCTTCAGAGCAGTCCTTATCAAAAGAATTATGCAAG AAACTTGTGGATTCTCTGCATCTGGGGAAGCAGCTTCCAACAGTTTTGCAGTCTTTGGGCTGTCTGGCACAACATTCTGTTTTAGCATTTCAAGTGCACGAAGAGGTGGTGACCCGTTATATCATTGAGGAAATATTTCAACTAAATTAT GGGGCCATGTTGGAGGATCCAAATTTGTTAGAAAATGCTTCTTCTGAATGTAGTGTTTCTTGCCAATTAAAG ATTTTTGGGCTCAAGACGCTAGTCCGGAGCTTTTTGCCCCATCAAAGTGCAGCTGTCAGTCGTCCAATTAACTTTTTACTGGATATTATACTGGAAATGCTTCAGAAGGGTGATTTTTATGGTGGTAGTATCTCAAG TGATTCTGACAAGACTCATATTAGATTAGCTGCTGCAAAGTCCGTTCTTCAGCTCTCAAGAAGGTGGGATTCACTCATTTCACCACAACTTTTCCGCTGCACGGTTTTGACGGCCAAG GATAATTCTCCTCTAGTACAGAGACTGTTTGTTAAGAAGGTGCAAAAGCTTTTGAGGGAGCATAAGATCCCTTGTAGATATGCATGTGCATTTCCATTTGCTGCCACAGACTCTCCAGAAGATCTACAACAAATT TCTTTGAAGTACATGGAAGAATTTGTACAGGAATATGGAAATACAGCAAGAATAAATCAAATATCTACAATGCCTGGACATGTGACTGGTCTTCCTGTTTACGTAGTGGTTTTCTTGATCCACATCCTAGCTCATGATCCAAATTTTCCCACTGCTGATCATCATGATGCCAACTTCTGTGTTCAGTTTTTCAG TCCACTTGTTTTCAGCTTGCAGGCGTTGGTTGATTTTAATTGCTCTGATGGCACTGTGGACCTCATTAGTAAAGCTATTTCATACTTGAGAAGCATCTTCCATGCTATAAAAAAAGCAGAGGATGCTGTTGATGCACAAATTACACCT AAGCTTCATGTTTTGTCAGATATTGGGATTTCTTTGTTGGATGCAATAGGTAACACACGCGTCTCTCGTTCACATATCCCTGGACTTATTTTGCTACCATCTTCACTGTATAAAGTGGGTCAAAAACATATTAGTCAG GGAAACAGTGATCTTTTAATTCGTTTTCACCAAGATGAAAGTTTCATTAGGAAATTACTTGATAGTTCGAAAAATAAAGCTCAA ACTGCTGGCTCCATTAATGCACCAAACCAAAAATGTCAAGATGGCATGACTCGGTCAGGTAACAGTGGGGGCAGCAAATTGGAAATGCAATTTTGCAAAAAGGGACCTCTTCCGTTGAGCATCATAAaagagaaatattcagataaggaAGAGTTAAGTGAAACTTCAAACCAAGAGCTCGATACTAGAGAAAGACAAAAAACATCTGAACCATGTTCAGCTTCTGCATCATTTGAATTACATAAGGAGTTTTCGATTGACGATGAACATGAAGATGATGCACATGGAGCCATTGAAGCAGTGATTAGAACTGAGCATCTTCCATATCATTCAAGAACTCGCAGTTCACGACCCTTGTCTGATAAGAAGGATGAACATCCATGTTctctaaaagaaaaagagacaatCTCAAGATGTCAAACAATTATGCGTGAGCGTTACAAATCCGTGAAAGGCAACAGCTCAGATATTCCCATCTCAAAG GAAAGCAAAAATAAAGGTGAAAAGTTAATCAGGCAGCAAATAGAACTGTGCTCTTCCGAGGATAAATG TTGTTCTGGAAGCACAGAGGCTTTCGATTCTAGCGACAACACTCTCAAG